The genome window CCCAGGTATCCGCCTCATCGGTCAGCCCCAGGACCGTGAGCTTCTTCATGATGTAATCAGTCTCGATGGGGAGGGTGAAAAAGCCAGCGGCCGGGAAAACGCCCCCGATCTTCCCCTCCTGGCTCAGGTAGACCGGCAGGACCGGCACATCGCGGGTGGCCGGGTTGTTCTTGATATCCAGCAGGATCCCCCAGCCGTCGTGGGAGAACGGAGATACGTCGAGGACCACGCCAAGGGGCTTGGCGTCGCCGAAATCGTCCCTCCCCCTGCACACTACCGAGTAGCCCGCATGCCTGAGATAGTCGAGCACCGTGGCCGCGCGCTCTTCCTCACATCCCAATCCCATCAGCCAGAGTTCCGGCTGCTTCGCTGAATCACTCATGGCATCCCCCGATCTGTGGCGGCTGTTTTATTAATTAACAACATAACAAAATTTATCCCGACCGCAAGGAAAAGTTAGCAATAACTGGCTGTTGACGTTGAAAATGCCGCGCCCCTGTGCTAGCGTCCATCTCACCAACATTCACTACAAAGGAGATGCGTCATGCCGAGCACCGTTTACTTCAGCGACATGCGGGCGGGACACAAGGAAAACCTCTTCGCCAAGATCGGCAAGCTCATGATCCTGGCTGGCGCCAGGGAACGGATCGCCACGGGCGACCTGGTGGCGGTAAAGGTCCACTTCGGCGAGCGGGGAAATCATGCGTTCATCCGCCCCATTTTTATCCGGCGCGTGGTGGACGACATCAAGGGGTGCGGCGGAAAGCCTTTCTCACCGACTCCTCCACCCTCTATCCGGGCGAGCGCAAGGAAGCGGTCTCCGCGCTGATCTGTGCCATCGAGAACGGCTTCGACTTTGCGGTTGCCGGCGCTCCCCTCGTCATGTGCGACGGACTCCGGGGCAACTCGGCCACTGTCGTTGAGGTGAACGGCGAACTGCTGAAAAAGGTCCCCATCGGCTCCGCCATCGTCGAGGCCGACGCACTGGTGGCCGTCTCCCACTTCAAGTGCCATGAGCTGACCGGCTTCGGCG of Geobacter anodireducens contains these proteins:
- a CDS encoding histidine kinase yields the protein MSDSAKQPELWLMGLGCEEERAATVLDYLRHAGYSVVCRGRDDFGDAKPLGVVLDVSPFSHDGWGILLDIKNNPATRDVPVLPVYLSQEGKIGGVFPAAGFFTLPIETDYIMKKLTVLGLTDEADTWDLQVMVVSKKGEENVAKAITSLGFEVVNAYTGKEAVALATTGRAYMIFCSVTLPDMHAFELLERFRLYPQVRNVPFFVLVKDAMKEGERLALSRQMDHLVRKKELSRDEFLAYLRRRG